The Epinephelus moara isolate mb unplaced genomic scaffold, YSFRI_EMoa_1.0 scaffold674, whole genome shotgun sequence genome includes the window TGAGGATGGCGTGTCCCCAACTGCTGATGAGTACACCTACAGCACCGCGACCGACGCCTACGAGAGCGATGAAGACCTCCGGCTGTCTGCTGGGTCTCCGGCTCGCTCCAGGCCGCGGGTCCCAGGGTCCAGCTCCTTCATCCCTGGTGCAGGAGCCCCGGTACCAGATGTCCCCGTGGCAGCTCCTCCGGCGGCCTCTCCGGTAGACGGCTCGGACGGTATGGGTGGATGCCGTGTTGGCTACCAGATGGTGAATGGAAGCTGTCGCTCGCCCTGCGAGATGCTGCCCAACTACTGCTTCAACGGGGGACAGTGTTATCTGCTGGAGGGGACGGGCGTCCTCTGCAGGTATAACATcacctgaacacaaacacaaagccaACACCACACAGTGCGTTCATAAAACTCACCACCACTGCTGGACAACATACAGACCGTAATGTCACAGCTCCTCTATCCTAACCCTACCTGAATCAAATGACTGAcaaaatgtgggcggggttgtctGACAGGAAGGCAAAGAGCTAAAAATACTCTCACTCAGACTgatagtgtttttgttttattttgcccTTAATCCACAGCAGAACATAGCCAAGCTTCTTGGGTGTTCGCCCTGTCTATTcctttaaacaggaagtgagctcaCCGCCATCTATGTCCTACACTGATTGTAGCGAAGAACGTCACATAGCCCCACCCCTAAAATCCAGAATTCTCCCAACATCAGCGTCGCAGCTGCGTTCAGCTTCATCAGGCTGCATCCTGTCTAATCAGTCATAAATACACTGACATGAACGCAGTCagacaacaggaagtgacataaTGAGTCTCCTCCCCCATCAGACGTCTGCTGTGTTCTGCTCAGGAACATGTGGAACACCTTAAAGTATCACTGGACaaacgcacagacacacagacacacagaaacacacacacacacacacacacacacacacacacacaggctgaacttcccctaaaatttcatagaagaaatgggcaaatatgcactattgaatttacattaaaataagaatttacattgcattaaacatgCACTAGGATGGGTTTAACATCACAAccatgatgttcaaacgtcagctgtttatcaccagttttcaaacgctcCCTCCCTGTCATATGTTCTCGTGTCAGcgcggtggacgcggagcctccaagcattcctatgagacagcgctgagcaggtttttttcatgcagcaaagcgagatggtcattggataaatgcgacaaaatcgtcacttccagggaggctcagcttccctgggacctaatggagtggtaggcgggagaggacgctcggtgtctgcatgatgattggaggaattgtctaagaggctgaacccctttgtgagtGACAGCACttcgcatttcgagctcagttctatgcggatatttgcgagtggagtcttctgacagagtgccgtccggagttccttatttccataagccattAAGCTAATTTGCACCGTTtgtacagttc containing:
- the LOC126387529 gene encoding chondroitin sulfate proteoglycan 5-like, which gives rise to STHTNPSNPDVLHVDFYDPSSRRRGLDLAPPSPSSLAHELQGGDSTSWAMPDNYDYLTPYEDGVSPTADEYTYSTATDAYESDEDLRLSAGSPARSRPRVPGSSSFIPGAGAPVPDVPVAAPPAASPVDGSDGMGGCRVGYQMVNGSCRSPCEMLPNYCFNGGQCYLLEGTGVLCRYNIT